A single region of the Senegalia massiliensis genome encodes:
- a CDS encoding tyrosine-type recombinase/integrase, producing the protein MKVLDEFEVNLLLDHIKKEKIYLPILLALTTGMRIGEICGLKWSDVDFTNNVIYISKALQMIKGTLTLVEPKKKTN; encoded by the coding sequence ATGAAAGTATTAGATGAATTTGAAGTAAATTTATTATTAGATCATATAAAGAAAGAAAAGATATATTTACCTATATTATTAGCTCTCACTACTGGAATGAGAATAGGTGAAATTTGTGGACTTAAATGGTCTGATGTAGATTTTACTAACAATGTTATTTACATTTCTAAGGCTCTACAAATGATAAAAGGTACTCTTACCCTAGTTGAGCCTAAAAAAAAAACAAATTGA
- a CDS encoding tyrosine-type recombinase/integrase, with protein sequence MYLKIFLKSGIEVRFHDLRHTHATMLLKQNVHPKVVQERLGHSSIGITMDTYSHVSPDMKKKQQKKIRIML encoded by the coding sequence ATATATCTAAAAATTTTCCTAAAATCAGGAATAGAAGTTAGATTTCATGATTTAAGACACACCCATGCAACTATGTTATTAAAACAAAATGTACATCCTAAAGTAGTCCAAGAGAGATTAGGACATTCTAGTATAGGAATAACTATGGATACCTACTCTCATGTAAGTCCAGATATGAAAAAAAAGCAGCAAAAAAAGATAAGAATTATGTTATAA